Proteins found in one Aquibium microcysteis genomic segment:
- a CDS encoding LLM class flavin-dependent oxidoreductase, with protein MELGLYTFGDVGTDPVSGARIDPAQRIRNLIEEIELADQLGLDVFALGEHHRPDYVVSSPATILAAAAARTRNIRLSSAVTVLSSEDPVRVFQQYATLDLISQGRAEMMAGRGSFIESFPLFGYDLKDYDTLFAEKLEMLIALRKDERISWPGGKHTARIDDRGVYPRPIQDPLPLWIAIGGTPQSAARAGMYGLPLALAIIGGEPARFAPFFEIYRKAARQFGHDPDTLATSINVHGFVGETTQEAADTFFPPVTEVMNRIGRERGWGPSGRREFDASRSPRGALFVGSPAEVTDKILANHAIFGNTRFLIQMAIGVMPHATLMKAIELFGTRVAPEVRKAVAQRKAAAA; from the coding sequence ATGGAACTCGGCCTCTACACCTTCGGCGACGTCGGAACCGACCCGGTATCCGGGGCGAGGATCGATCCGGCCCAGCGCATCCGCAATCTCATCGAGGAGATCGAGCTCGCCGACCAGCTCGGCCTGGACGTCTTCGCGCTCGGCGAGCATCACCGCCCGGACTACGTCGTGTCTTCGCCCGCGACCATTCTGGCCGCTGCCGCCGCCCGGACCAGGAACATCCGCCTGTCGAGCGCCGTGACGGTTCTCTCGTCGGAAGATCCGGTCCGCGTGTTCCAGCAATATGCGACGCTCGACCTGATCTCGCAGGGGCGGGCCGAAATGATGGCCGGGCGCGGCTCCTTCATCGAGTCCTTCCCGCTGTTCGGTTACGACCTGAAGGACTACGACACGCTCTTCGCCGAGAAGCTGGAGATGCTGATCGCCCTGCGCAAGGACGAGCGCATCTCCTGGCCGGGCGGCAAGCACACGGCCAGGATCGACGACCGCGGCGTCTATCCGCGTCCGATCCAGGACCCGCTGCCGCTGTGGATCGCCATCGGCGGCACGCCGCAATCGGCTGCGCGTGCCGGCATGTACGGCCTGCCGCTGGCGCTGGCCATCATCGGAGGCGAACCGGCGCGCTTCGCGCCGTTCTTCGAGATCTACCGCAAGGCGGCGCGACAGTTCGGGCACGACCCCGACACGCTCGCGACCAGCATCAACGTGCACGGCTTCGTGGGCGAGACGACCCAGGAAGCGGCCGATACCTTCTTCCCGCCGGTGACCGAAGTGATGAACCGCATCGGCCGCGAGCGCGGCTGGGGGCCGAGCGGACGGCGCGAGTTCGACGCTTCGCGCAGCCCGCGCGGAGCGCTGTTCGTCGGCAGCCCGGCGGAGGTGACCGACAAGATCCTCGCAAACCACGCGATTTTCGGCAACACGCGCTTCCTGATCCAGATGGCGATCGGCGTGATGCCGCACGCCACGCTGATGAAGGCGATCGAGCTGTTCGGCACCAGGGTCGCGCCGGAGGTGCGCAAGGCTGTGGCGCAGCGCAAGGCTGCGGCCGCGTAG
- a CDS encoding diguanylate cyclase domain-containing protein gives MSLLRRLSGRWTAAFARNLRLRVLASTLAVFVGVALPAFGAFLWIVDTSSERLSTLFAERQVLYDRYRGLEPLTREVALAETLARSPTILEWAADEEHAGKKARGLTALEHFRSAFADGSYFLVHAVSGNYYYGDGRSGAQNGRPRYALSRENEADAWFYKTLALGPGCRLNVNNDRALAVTKVWINCVVQSPDGPVAVIGTGLDLSSFVADVVNTGQEGVETLFVDGSGAIQAVRDRGQIDFASLTKEVAERKTVFQLLDRAEHRSRLATMMADLRTGRSEAVTAFLDIGGRTMLVGVGHLDRLGWFNVTVMDVDAIVGRGLFAPLGVLLALAIVAAAVLIMLLFKRSVLDRLEETEGSLQRFRSGEFARPVAARDADEIDRLTIALDRMARAVRENTERLEGTVRERTEELERLAFLDSMTGIANRRGFAATFGVEHAAVRAKGESIGLLLLDVDLFKSINDSRGHQAGDEVIVEVARRIATVVEDRTLCARWGGDEFVVLVRGGADAVMETGRRLLDALRGSGIVLSDGAEIRVTTSIGGHVVAAGDNLSSATARADVALYEAKRAGRNRIVLRPAEALHHGDGTAKVA, from the coding sequence ATGTCCCTTCTACGACGTCTTTCCGGCCGATGGACCGCCGCCTTCGCGCGCAACCTGCGCCTGCGAGTGCTGGCCTCCACGCTCGCTGTCTTCGTGGGGGTGGCGCTTCCGGCCTTCGGAGCATTCCTCTGGATCGTCGACACGTCGTCGGAACGGCTGTCGACGCTCTTCGCCGAGCGACAGGTTCTCTACGACCGCTACCGCGGCCTCGAGCCCCTCACCCGGGAAGTGGCACTGGCCGAGACGCTGGCACGTTCACCCACCATCCTCGAATGGGCAGCCGACGAGGAACACGCGGGAAAGAAGGCACGCGGTCTCACCGCACTCGAGCATTTTCGTTCAGCCTTCGCCGATGGGAGCTACTTCCTCGTCCACGCAGTCTCGGGAAACTACTACTACGGCGACGGCAGATCGGGCGCGCAGAATGGCCGTCCGCGCTACGCGCTGTCGCGCGAGAACGAAGCCGACGCCTGGTTCTACAAAACCCTCGCGCTCGGGCCGGGATGTCGTCTCAACGTCAACAACGACCGCGCGCTGGCCGTCACGAAAGTCTGGATCAACTGCGTCGTGCAGTCGCCCGACGGTCCGGTCGCCGTCATCGGTACCGGCCTCGACCTGTCGTCCTTCGTCGCTGACGTCGTGAACACGGGCCAGGAGGGCGTCGAGACGCTCTTCGTCGACGGCTCGGGAGCGATCCAGGCCGTACGGGATCGTGGCCAGATCGACTTCGCCAGTCTCACCAAGGAGGTCGCCGAGCGAAAGACGGTGTTCCAGCTTCTCGACCGGGCCGAGCACCGCTCCCGCCTCGCGACCATGATGGCCGATCTTCGGACCGGCCGCAGCGAGGCCGTCACCGCCTTCCTCGACATCGGCGGCCGCACCATGCTGGTCGGCGTGGGGCATCTCGACCGCCTGGGCTGGTTCAACGTCACCGTGATGGACGTCGATGCGATCGTCGGCCGGGGGCTGTTCGCCCCGCTCGGAGTACTGCTTGCGCTCGCCATCGTGGCGGCGGCCGTGCTGATCATGCTGCTCTTCAAGCGCAGCGTGCTCGATCGGCTCGAAGAGACCGAGGGTTCGCTGCAGCGCTTCCGGAGTGGGGAGTTCGCACGCCCCGTCGCGGCGCGTGACGCCGACGAGATCGACCGCCTGACCATCGCGCTCGACCGGATGGCGCGGGCGGTGCGCGAGAACACCGAGAGGCTCGAGGGCACCGTCCGCGAGCGCACCGAGGAACTGGAGCGCCTCGCCTTTCTGGACTCGATGACGGGAATCGCCAACCGCCGCGGTTTCGCCGCCACGTTCGGCGTCGAGCATGCCGCAGTGCGAGCAAAGGGCGAATCGATCGGTCTGCTTCTGCTGGACGTCGACCTGTTCAAGTCGATCAACGATTCACGTGGCCATCAGGCGGGCGACGAGGTCATCGTGGAAGTGGCGCGGCGGATAGCGACCGTCGTGGAGGACCGCACCTTGTGCGCGCGCTGGGGCGGCGACGAGTTCGTGGTTCTCGTCCGCGGCGGCGCCGATGCCGTCATGGAGACGGGCAGGCGTCTGCTGGACGCGCTGCGCGGTTCCGGCATCGTGCTTTCCGACGGGGCCGAGATCCGGGTCACCACCTCCATCGGCGGGCATGTGGTCGCGGCCGGCGACAATCTGTCTTCCGCGACCGCCAGGGCGGATGTCGCCCTGTACGAAGCAAAACGCGCCGGGCGCAACCGCATCGTGCTGCGCCCGGCCGAGGCGCTTCATCACGGCGACGGAACGGCGAAGGTCGCCTGA
- a CDS encoding DNA recombination protein RmuC gives MTDFPTFLSAPLGQIGATTVTPGHALAGTAALVVLMFAWLALGLRRMARLRAQAAEDAAQAAREAQARLAELTRVQSEMQGRMATIAEVFGSRQNELNRAISERLDTMTGRLGQTMTEQTRSTHESLAKLQERLAVIDTAQGNIQTLAGQVVQLQHILSNKQTRGAFGQSRMEAIVADGLPHGGYEFQATLSNGNRPDCLVRMPNGAPALVIDAKFPLEAWNAIRAAAEGDGVEGQKAAAQAFRRDIEVHIKAIAEKYLISGETQETAFMFVPSESIFADIHEKYEALVQRAHRARIVIVSPSLLMLSIQVIQAVLKDARMREQAHLIQGEVIRLMEDVGRLDERVRKLQGHFAMTQRDVEQILTSTEKVTKRSQKIEALEFGGDHPADAATAPAEVASRTGSLRLRVVDGDD, from the coding sequence ATGACGGATTTTCCCACCTTTCTCTCGGCCCCGCTCGGCCAGATCGGCGCCACGACCGTGACGCCTGGACACGCGCTGGCCGGTACCGCAGCGCTGGTGGTGCTGATGTTCGCGTGGCTGGCGCTCGGGTTGCGGCGGATGGCGCGCTTGCGGGCGCAAGCGGCCGAAGACGCCGCGCAGGCGGCGCGGGAGGCGCAGGCAAGACTGGCGGAACTGACGCGGGTGCAGTCGGAAATGCAGGGGCGCATGGCGACCATCGCGGAGGTGTTCGGCTCGCGGCAGAACGAGCTGAACAGGGCGATCTCGGAGCGGCTCGACACGATGACCGGGCGGCTCGGCCAGACCATGACCGAGCAGACGAGATCGACGCATGAGAGTCTGGCGAAGCTGCAGGAGCGGCTCGCCGTCATCGACACCGCGCAAGGCAATATCCAGACGCTGGCCGGCCAGGTGGTGCAGCTGCAGCATATCCTGTCGAACAAGCAGACACGGGGGGCCTTCGGACAGTCGCGGATGGAGGCGATCGTCGCCGACGGGCTGCCGCACGGCGGTTACGAGTTCCAGGCGACGCTGTCGAACGGCAACCGGCCCGACTGCCTGGTGCGGATGCCGAACGGCGCGCCGGCGCTGGTGATCGACGCCAAGTTTCCGCTGGAGGCCTGGAACGCGATCCGCGCCGCGGCAGAAGGCGACGGGGTCGAGGGGCAGAAGGCGGCAGCCCAGGCCTTTCGCCGCGACATCGAGGTCCACATCAAGGCGATCGCCGAGAAGTACCTGATCAGCGGCGAGACGCAGGAGACGGCCTTCATGTTCGTGCCGTCGGAATCGATCTTCGCCGATATTCACGAGAAGTACGAGGCACTGGTGCAGCGCGCCCATCGTGCCCGGATCGTCATCGTTTCGCCCTCGCTGCTGATGCTGTCGATCCAGGTGATCCAGGCGGTGCTGAAGGACGCACGGATGCGCGAGCAGGCGCACCTGATCCAGGGCGAGGTGATCCGCCTGATGGAGGACGTGGGCCGCCTCGACGAGCGGGTGCGCAAGCTGCAGGGCCATTTCGCGATGACCCAGCGCGACGTCGAGCAGATCCTGACGTCGACGGAGAAGGTGACGAAGCGCAGCCAGAAGATCGAGGCGCTGGAATTCGGTGGCGACCATCCGGCCGATGCGGCGACCGCCCCGGCCGAGGTGGCGTCGCGGACCGGTTCGCTGCGGCTTCGGGTGGTCGACGGAGACGACTGA
- the def gene encoding peptide deformylase, which produces MPIKPLVILPDPILREVSRPVERVDGDVARLADDMLETMYDAPGIGLAAIQVGVPLRMLVVDLSKEGEERDPHVVINPQILSSSDARNVHEEGCLSIPDYYAEVERPATIRLRYLDRQGAEREMEADGLMATCLQHEIDHLNGILFIDHISRLKRDMVVRKFKKLARDKAGPLVG; this is translated from the coding sequence ATGCCGATCAAGCCTCTCGTCATCCTGCCCGACCCGATCCTGCGCGAGGTCTCCCGTCCCGTCGAACGGGTGGACGGCGACGTCGCCCGTCTGGCCGACGACATGCTGGAGACGATGTATGACGCGCCCGGCATCGGTCTGGCTGCGATCCAGGTCGGCGTGCCGCTGCGCATGCTCGTGGTCGACCTGTCCAAGGAAGGCGAGGAGCGCGACCCGCACGTCGTGATCAATCCGCAGATCCTGTCCTCTTCGGATGCCCGCAACGTCCACGAAGAAGGGTGCCTGTCGATCCCCGACTACTATGCCGAGGTCGAGCGGCCGGCCACGATCCGCCTGCGCTATCTCGACCGGCAAGGCGCCGAGCGGGAGATGGAAGCGGACGGCCTGATGGCGACCTGCCTGCAGCACGAGATCGACCACCTGAACGGCATTCTCTTTATCGACCACATCTCGCGCCTGAAGCGCGACATGGTGGTGCGCAAGTTCAAGAAGCTGGCGAGGGACAAGGCGGGCCCCCTGGTGGGGTGA
- a CDS encoding FMN-binding negative transcriptional regulator yields the protein MYIPPHFQEIDPHEIRAVIETAPLACVVAQTTEGLVANHIPMLSAPDGTLIGHVALANDMHRLVADGQEVLAIFRAADAYVSPNFYPSKPEHHRHVPTWNYQVVHVYGTIAFRHDEQAKRAVVGLLTRTHERRLNGAGAWRMADAPADYMTQMLGSIVAFRIEVTRVLAKSKLSQNREERDYSGAVAGIRASGHEDVASAMERRLRK from the coding sequence ATGTACATCCCCCCGCATTTCCAGGAGATCGATCCCCACGAGATCCGGGCCGTCATCGAGACGGCACCGCTGGCCTGCGTCGTCGCGCAGACGACGGAGGGGCTTGTCGCCAATCACATCCCGATGCTGTCCGCTCCCGACGGCACGCTGATCGGGCACGTGGCGCTCGCCAACGACATGCACCGGCTGGTCGCCGACGGGCAGGAGGTGCTGGCGATCTTCCGCGCTGCCGACGCCTACGTTTCGCCGAACTTCTATCCGTCGAAGCCGGAACATCACCGCCACGTCCCCACCTGGAACTATCAGGTCGTCCACGTCTACGGCACCATCGCCTTCCGGCACGACGAGCAGGCCAAGCGCGCGGTGGTCGGGCTTCTGACGCGGACCCATGAGCGGCGGCTGAACGGGGCAGGCGCCTGGCGGATGGCCGACGCGCCGGCGGACTACATGACGCAGATGCTCGGCAGCATCGTCGCGTTCCGAATCGAGGTGACGCGGGTGCTCGCCAAGTCGAAGCTCAGCCAGAACCGCGAGGAGCGCGATTATTCCGGCGCCGTCGCGGGCATCAGGGCGTCGGGCCACGAGGACGTTGCCTCGGCCATGGAGCGGAGGCTGCGGAAATAG